Proteins from a genomic interval of Lolium perenne isolate Kyuss_39 chromosome 1, Kyuss_2.0, whole genome shotgun sequence:
- the LOC127293393 gene encoding uncharacterized protein isoform X2, whose product MAEDSGAILRHISSLKDMLDKVNEEIEQNIQKTREIESEIVKHSETEKDYLVKESELMKGVSVAEFELDGLMQVAAAGTDSLKVMEGNVEFQKATLNEIRKRFSDKMERFIAESKGFQANMLGDSNEDLLLLLKEKDSLEDESENLRMKINTIQSSSNEYIAEILQEVNMENSGN is encoded by the exons ATGGCGGAGGACTCAGGCGCCATCCTCCGCCACATCTCCTCCCTCAAGGACATGCTCGACAAG GTCAATGAAGAGATTGAACAGAATATACAAAAGACCAGGGAAATAGAGTCAGAAATAGTGAAGCATTCTGAAACTGAAAAGGACTATCTCGTGAAGGAGTCTGAACTAATGAAAGGAGTATCAGTTGCTGAGTTCGAACTCGATGGGCTTATGCAAGTGGCAG CTGCTGGGACAGATTCACTTAAAGTGATGGAGGGCAATGTGGAATTCCAGAAAGCTACTTTGAATGAAATTAGGAAGCGGTTCTCTGATAAAAT GGAAAGGTTCATCGCTGAATCTAAAGGCTTCCAAGCTAACATGCTTGGAGATTCAAATGAGGATTTACTTCTCCTACTTAAGGAAAAAGATTCGCTGGAGGATGAGAGTGAGAACTTGAGGATGAAGATCAACACTATACAAAGTTCATCAAATGAATACATTGCTGAGATTCTTCAGGAGGTAAATATGGAAAATTCAG